In Phycicoccus sp. M110.8, the following are encoded in one genomic region:
- a CDS encoding MFS transporter, which produces MPAPATTPPLTRRGIPVDPRLRVLALGTFVNRAGAGATLTTFALYFTREVGLAPAQVGLALSIAAVVGMVAQVPLGHLGDVRGPREVMSLLTAAFGAVGLLFLVVRDFWALTAVLAVVTALQNGGGAVRNGYIGRIAVGGSGVAFKAYLRAVTNLAISLGAALGGIALWIDRPWAYLAVFAIDGVTGILAGLVSLRLPHLPPAPARGAGEPRLAVLRDTPYVVVTLLTGVVAMHFVVMEVGIPLWISQHTKAPTAMVAALLVLNTVAVTLFQVRMTRGVDGVTESARAMVHGAVWIALGFAVIATSGWLGPVGAAAVLVVGAAVHVVGEMRSSGGQWGVQMGLAPQERQGQYQGFAGLGFSLSNVVAPTLITLLCIEWGWPGWLVLAGLVLGAALALRPATAWAQRTRERYGALTATG; this is translated from the coding sequence GTGCCAGCCCCGGCGACGACGCCACCGCTCACCCGCCGCGGCATACCGGTCGACCCGCGCCTGCGCGTGCTCGCCCTCGGCACCTTCGTCAACCGGGCCGGTGCCGGGGCGACCCTGACCACCTTCGCCCTGTACTTCACCCGCGAGGTGGGGCTCGCGCCCGCCCAGGTCGGCCTCGCGCTCTCGATCGCCGCGGTCGTCGGCATGGTGGCGCAGGTGCCCCTGGGCCACCTCGGCGACGTCCGCGGCCCGCGCGAGGTGATGTCGCTGCTCACCGCGGCGTTCGGTGCGGTGGGGCTGCTCTTCCTCGTGGTGCGCGACTTCTGGGCGCTGACGGCGGTCCTCGCCGTCGTCACCGCGCTGCAGAACGGTGGCGGTGCCGTGCGCAACGGCTACATCGGCCGCATCGCCGTCGGCGGCTCCGGGGTCGCCTTCAAGGCGTACCTGCGGGCGGTCACCAACCTGGCCATCTCGCTCGGCGCCGCGCTGGGCGGCATCGCGCTGTGGATCGACCGGCCGTGGGCCTACCTGGCCGTCTTCGCGATCGACGGCGTCACCGGCATCCTCGCCGGCCTGGTCAGCCTGCGCCTCCCCCACTTGCCACCGGCCCCGGCACGCGGAGCCGGGGAGCCGCGGCTCGCGGTGCTGCGGGACACGCCGTACGTCGTCGTGACCCTGTTGACGGGCGTGGTGGCGATGCACTTCGTGGTGATGGAGGTCGGCATCCCGCTGTGGATCAGCCAGCACACCAAGGCCCCGACCGCCATGGTTGCCGCGCTGCTGGTCCTCAACACCGTGGCCGTGACCCTGTTCCAGGTACGCATGACGCGAGGGGTCGACGGAGTGACCGAGTCGGCCCGGGCGATGGTCCACGGCGCCGTCTGGATCGCCCTCGGTTTCGCCGTCATCGCCACGTCGGGCTGGCTGGGACCAGTCGGCGCCGCGGCGGTCCTCGTCGTCGGCGCGGCGGTGCACGTCGTGGGCGAGATGCGCTCCAGCGGTGGCCAGTGGGGCGTGCAGATGGGGCTGGCGCCGCAGGAGCGCCAGGGCCAGTACCAGGGCTTCGCCGGCCTCGGGTTCTCGCTCTCGAACGTCGTCGCCCCGACGCTCATCACGCTCCTGTGCATCGAGTGGGGCTGGCCCGGGTGGCTGGTGCTGGCGGGTCTGGTCCTCGGCGCGGCGCTGGCCCTGCGGCCCGCGACCGCGTGGGCGCAGCGGACGCGCGAGCGCTACGGCGCCCTGACCGCCACGGGCTGA